Proteins from a single region of Theobroma cacao cultivar B97-61/B2 chromosome 10, Criollo_cocoa_genome_V2, whole genome shotgun sequence:
- the LOC108663639 gene encoding uncharacterized protein LOC108663639: protein MGVKQTVGKGCRAGLGLRKNLQGINRPLTPIKNEERFGLGYKPTKEERRKLAARKKVKKMAQLEGKKEEFGKQTISHLYETFRSAGFIHPEAPTKVNQVLRMFDELSIHMIKDEKPNEKIPVVYPILLGDELSDWTATELAIIFKSLEMSLNDEHEDNLNNNSNIDFEMIPNVDELKNEEEVDDYGLPPNLSRMLKLEEREILPHQELTEMINLENGEEKKEVKIDTLLSSNERQKLEKLLCEYVDVFAWSYQDMPGLNTDIVVHKLPLRSDWKPIKQKLRRMKPEMLLKIKEEVKKQFDAGFLEMAKYPEWVANIVPVPKKDGKLQSDQDGTRRYGKNDVRNHVGNVLLQSMPFGLKNAGATYQRAMVALFHDMMHKEIKVYVDDMIAKSHTVNLKKLFERLRKFQLKLNPAKCTFGVTYEKLLGFILTCKCDPFFKLLRKRDPGEWNEECQIAFDKIKEYLKNPPVLVPPTVEKPLILYLTVNKNSMRCVLGQHDGTGKKEQAIYYLSKKFMEYESKYSTLEKMCCALAWIAQRLRQYMLYHTTWLVAKLEPIKYIFEKPFLSGRIARWQVLLSEYDIVYLSQKSIKGSAIADFLADRANEDYESVSFDFRDEDLMVVLHIEKKGPNELNPWKMYFDGAANALGHEIGAVLISPNGKYYPATTRLNFNCTNNIAEYEALVMGLQAAIKMRVGAIEVYEDSALVICQMRENHIVDALATFAAMFKIKEVADVRLFDLEVREISAHYLNVEEEVDGKPWYHDIMQYIKHQAYLENATDNDKRTLKRLAMGFFLSGEVLYKRSQDQVLLRCVDATEANKIMEEVHKGTCGAHANGHMLVRQIMRAGYYWLTLESDCINFVRRCHKCQIYADRIHAPSAPLHIFTAHWPFSMWGMDVIGLITPKASNGY from the exons ATGGGGGTTAAGCAGACAGTGGGTAAAGGATGTCGTGCCGGTTTGGGGTTAAGAAAGAATTTACAAGGAATTAACCGTCCTCTGACTCcaataaagaatgaagaaaggtTTGGTTTGGGGTACAAGCCTACCaaagaagagagaaggaaaTTGGCAGCTCGAAAGAAGGTTAAAAAGATGGCTCAACttgagggaaagaaagaagaatttggGAAACAGACAATTTCGCACTTATATGAGACTTTTCGCTCTGCAGGTTTCATTCACCCCGAAGCACCAACAAAGGTCAATCAGGTTCTACGGATGTTTGATGAGCTATCAATCCATATGATCAAAGATGAAAAACCTAACGAAAAGATCCCTGTGGTGTATCCAATACTGCTAGGAGATGAGCTAAGCGATTGGACAGCCACAGAATTGGCCATCATCTTTAAGTCTTTGGAAAT GTCTTTAAATGATGAACACGAAGACAATCTAAACAACAATTCGAATATCGATTTTGAGATGATTCCGAACgttgatgaattgaaaaatgaagaggaGGTGGATGACTATGGCTTACCCCCTAATTTGTCGAGAATGTTGAAATTGGAGGAAAGGGAGATTTTACCTCATCAGGAACTCACAGAAATGATTAACCTCGAAAatggggaagaaaagaaagaggtaAAGATTGACACATTGCTGTCATCTAATGAACGACAGAAGCTAGAAAAACTGCTCTGCGAATATGTGGATGTGTTTGCTTGGTCATATCAGGACATGCCAGGTCTTAATACTGACATTGTCGTCCACAAGTTGCCTTTGAGATCAGACTGGAAGCCTATTAAACAGAAATTGAGAAGAATGAAGCCAGAAATGTTGCTGAAGATtaaagaagaagtaaagaagcaATTTGACGCTGGTTTCTTGGAGATGGCCAAGTATCCTGAATGGGTAGCTAATATAGTCCCGGTTCCTAAGAAGGATGGAAAA TTACAATCAGATCAAGATGGCACCCGAAGATATGGAAAAAATGACGTTCGTAACCATGTGGGGAATGTTTTGTTACAAAGTATGCCATTTGGATTGAAGAATGCTGGTGCCACCTACCAAAGGGCAATGGTAGCTTTGTTTCacgatatgatgcataaagagATAAAggtatatgtggatgacatgattgcaaaatctcatacTGTCAATCTCAAGAAGCTGTTCGAGAGATTGCGAAAGTTTCAGCTCAAGTTGAATCCTGCAAAATGCACTTTTGGTGTAACTTATGAGAAATTGTTGGGGTTCATa CTCACCTGTAAATGTGATCCATTCTTCAAGCTGCTTCGAAAACGAGACCCAGGAGAGTGGAATGAAGAATGTCAAATagcctttgataaaatcaaagaatatcTCAAAAATCCACCGGTGTTGGTGCCACCGACGGTTGAAAAACctcttattttgtatttgactGTGAACAAGAATTCTATGAGATGTGTACTGGGACAACATGATGGAACTGGGAAGAAAGAACAGGCCATATATTACTTAAGCAAGAAATTCATGGAGTATGAGTCCAAATACTCTACGCTCGAAAAGATGTGTTGTGCGTTAGCATGGATTGCCCAGAGGCTCCGACAATATATGTTGTATCACACAACATGGTTGGTGGCGAAATTAGAGCCCatcaagtatatttttgaaaaacccTTTCTGTCTGGAAGAATAGCTCGATGGCAAGTGCTATTGTCTGAGTATGATATTGTGTATCTgtcccaaaaatcaattaaagggAGCGCCATCGCTGATTTCCTCGCAGATCGAGCTAATGAGGATTATGAATCTGTAAGTTTCGATTTTCGAGATGAAGATTTGATGGTCGTCTTGCACATAGAAAAAAAAGGTCCCAACGAACTTAATCCATGGAAGATGTATTTTGATGGAGCAGCCAATGCTCTAGGGCATGAAATTGGGGCAGTGTTGATTTCTCCAAATGGAAAGTACTATCCAGCCACAACGAGATTGAATTTCAATTGTACTAATAATATAGCAGAGTATGAGGCATTGGTAATGGGATTACAAGCAGCAATCAAGATGAGGGTCGGCGCGATAGAGGTTTACGAAGATTCAGCTTTGGTGATATGTCAAATGAGAG AAAATCATATTGTTGATGCTTTGGCCACTTTCGCAGcaatgttcaaaataaaagaagtgGCTGATGTACGCCTTTTTGATTTAGAAGTCCGTGAAATCTCCGCACACTACTTGAATGTCGAGGAAGAGGTTGATGGTAAGCCGTGGTATCATGATATCATGCAATACATCAAGCACCAGGCATATCTTGAGAATGCCACGGACAATGACAAACGAACTCTTAAAAGACTAGCAATGGGTTTCTTCCTTAGCGGAGAAGTACTATACAAAAGAAGTCAGGATCAAGTACTTTTGAGATGTGTGGATGCTACTGAGGCCAACAAAATAATGGAAGAAGTTCACAAAGGAACTTGTGGAGCTCACGCTAATGGACATATGTTGGTCAGACAAATTATGAGAGCTGGATATTATTGGTTGACATTGGAATCAGATTGCATAAACTTCGTTCGAAGGTGCCACAAGTGTCAGATTTATGCAGATAGGATCCATGCTCCATCAGCCCCATTGCACATTTTCACGGCGCATTGGCCATTTTCAATGTGGGGAATGGATGTGATTGGGCTTATTACACCAAAAGCCTCAAATGGATATTGA